In one Neobacillus sp. CF12 genomic region, the following are encoded:
- a CDS encoding extracellular solute-binding protein, with the protein MKFNKKFKLIALSTTLVTSLMLGACSNKASKEEANVLKVPDADIWGEESSALRVMYDLYQKDNPDIKIKEVSVQDMGTALAAGEAPDLLLQGPFEAAEAYKQGYIEPMDAYYEKYKYDEKMFQWSKNAYEFDNKIIGIPWNYEGLMLVYNKTLFEENGWEVPTNYNEVVSLSKEIESKGTIPFAWGTSDCEGCDNWWISSIVNSVLGPEGTKQLYSGDKKWTDPEVVEAIQRYSDFWNDGYVTEKKSHAISTEDASKLFITGKSAMKIDGTWSLAAGLETDFEVGYAPFPSWSPDGEPVIPLGVGAGLTINAKSKHKDEVAELLSYFFHEDVVVAMAKNGIPEPIEADYSGLDFETNVETALNMINEAAANGKSGYLSFSYASPSVVEVLESEFAGVYLKKTTVEKWLEKLQKLKEKDAKDGSLYKLENY; encoded by the coding sequence AGCATCAAAGGAAGAGGCAAATGTTCTCAAAGTACCGGATGCAGACATTTGGGGTGAAGAAAGCTCTGCCTTGAGAGTAATGTACGACTTGTATCAAAAGGATAATCCCGATATTAAAATTAAAGAGGTATCTGTACAGGATATGGGGACCGCATTAGCAGCTGGGGAAGCTCCTGATTTATTATTACAAGGACCATTTGAAGCTGCCGAAGCCTATAAACAAGGTTATATTGAACCGATGGACGCTTATTATGAAAAGTATAAATACGATGAAAAAATGTTCCAATGGTCAAAAAATGCTTATGAATTTGATAATAAAATCATCGGAATTCCTTGGAACTATGAAGGCTTAATGCTTGTATATAACAAAACCTTATTTGAAGAAAATGGCTGGGAAGTTCCAACTAATTATAATGAAGTTGTTAGTCTTTCAAAGGAAATTGAAAGCAAGGGGACGATTCCTTTTGCATGGGGAACATCCGATTGTGAAGGTTGTGACAATTGGTGGATTTCTAGTATCGTAAATAGTGTTTTAGGTCCTGAAGGTACGAAACAACTTTATTCAGGTGATAAAAAATGGACGGATCCTGAAGTGGTAGAAGCAATCCAACGGTATTCAGATTTTTGGAATGACGGATATGTTACAGAAAAAAAATCTCATGCTATTTCAACAGAAGATGCTTCGAAATTATTTATTACGGGTAAATCCGCAATGAAAATTGATGGTACATGGAGTTTGGCAGCAGGTCTGGAAACGGATTTTGAGGTTGGATATGCACCGTTCCCTAGCTGGAGTCCGGATGGTGAACCTGTTATTCCTCTAGGTGTAGGGGCAGGATTAACCATTAATGCAAAGTCAAAACACAAGGATGAAGTTGCGGAGTTATTAAGCTATTTCTTCCATGAAGATGTAGTTGTGGCAATGGCTAAAAATGGTATTCCTGAACCGATTGAAGCTGATTATAGTGGTTTGGACTTTGAAACTAATGTTGAAACAGCCTTAAATATGATTAATGAGGCAGCAGCAAACGGAAAATCTGGATATCTTTCATTCTCTTATGCATCCCCAAGTGTTGTAGAAGTATTGGAGAGCGAGTTCGCTGGTGTTTATTTAAAGAAGACAACTGTTGAAAAGTGGCTGGAGAAATTACAAAAACTAAAAGAAAAAGATGCAAAAGATGGTTCGTTATATAAGCTAGAAAACTATTAA
- a CDS encoding alcohol dehydrogenase catalytic domain-containing protein: MNNVSTPLTMKVPRFKGGGFIEFEEISVPKPGPGQLLIQVKANALCGSERGQFINGAVVIPGHEAAGVVVAAGKHTRVPIGTPGVIYLMDFCGTCRACSQGFTNQCRNKRGDMGFNKDGGYAPYELINENIFFPIDKNIPFPEATMLLDIIGTGGHAIDRGRILHPDIQSVFVMGAGPIGLGVLAMAKIIIGKEIPVFVSDFEDYRLEIVEKLGGIPLNLKKKSLHEFFMENDVKAVDLSIDTSGKKAARQSGLKVLDQQGALICVGHGEELHIDVSIDLIHPERAILGSEYFPYRDLERNLDILNRHFEYFSAIITHRFEAEKIKEAFDLFLKGQTGKVVIVQ, encoded by the coding sequence ATGAACAATGTATCAACTCCTTTAACAATGAAAGTACCTCGTTTTAAAGGCGGAGGATTTATCGAATTTGAAGAAATTTCAGTTCCAAAGCCAGGACCAGGACAACTTTTAATCCAAGTAAAGGCCAATGCATTATGCGGTTCAGAAAGAGGTCAATTCATTAATGGTGCAGTTGTTATTCCAGGCCATGAAGCGGCAGGAGTCGTCGTTGCAGCTGGTAAACATACGAGAGTCCCAATAGGCACACCGGGAGTCATCTATCTTATGGACTTTTGTGGTACCTGCCGCGCGTGTTCACAAGGATTTACGAACCAATGTCGTAATAAAAGAGGGGATATGGGATTTAATAAAGACGGCGGTTATGCACCATATGAATTGATTAATGAAAATATTTTTTTTCCTATAGATAAAAATATTCCCTTTCCTGAGGCAACGATGCTTTTAGACATCATTGGAACAGGTGGCCATGCCATTGATCGAGGTAGAATCCTACATCCGGATATTCAATCCGTGTTTGTCATGGGTGCTGGCCCTATAGGCTTAGGTGTTTTGGCTATGGCGAAAATAATAATAGGTAAAGAAATTCCTGTTTTTGTATCAGACTTTGAAGATTATCGATTAGAGATCGTGGAAAAATTAGGCGGAATTCCTCTAAATCTAAAGAAGAAGTCTCTTCATGAATTTTTTATGGAAAATGATGTGAAGGCAGTGGATTTATCGATTGATACCAGTGGAAAGAAAGCAGCACGTCAGTCTGGATTAAAGGTATTGGATCAGCAAGGGGCTCTTATTTGTGTGGGCCATGGCGAAGAACTTCATATCGATGTTTCAATAGACCTGATTCATCCAGAACGGGCGATTTTGGGAAGTGAGTACTTCCCCTATCGTGACCTTGAAAGGAATTTAGATATATTAAATCGCCATTTCGAGTATTTCAGTGCGATTATTACCCACCGATTTGAGGCAGAAAAAATCAAGGAGGCTTTTGATCTTTTCTTAAAAGGTCAAACGGGGAAAGTGGTCATTGTGCAATGA
- a CDS encoding Gfo/Idh/MocA family oxidoreductase: MNDKKVKVALIGAGGWGFQHARILRDRNDVEFCAIVGRSLGKTRERANEFGTNYYLSIEEMLQAEKPDIVSLCLPNQDHFEPTLKVIKAGYPLIVEKPLVFKMEEASTLINEAEKRNLFFAINFNHRFARTVKLAKKAIGEGKLGEIIFASWRFGGEGVSDHPFANLIETQCHGFDMLEYLCGPIQSVMAEMTNKTGKGYSTLSLSLKFSNGAVGSFLGTYDSSYMYSGTHHLEINGTKGRILIKDTVREFTYQTAGNEIAEVWSAGYFNDYDRDFHKTFDEHMEVILSAFKNGEHPPVHASCGVRALKLAYAAIESFKKGIRVETL; this comes from the coding sequence ATGAACGATAAAAAAGTAAAGGTTGCACTGATTGGAGCGGGAGGATGGGGTTTTCAACACGCAAGAATTTTACGTGATCGAAATGATGTTGAGTTTTGCGCTATTGTTGGAAGATCATTGGGGAAAACAAGGGAAAGAGCCAATGAATTTGGTACAAACTATTATCTTTCGATCGAAGAGATGCTTCAAGCAGAAAAGCCCGATATCGTAAGTTTATGCCTGCCAAATCAAGACCATTTTGAACCAACGTTAAAGGTGATTAAAGCAGGCTATCCCTTAATTGTGGAAAAACCGCTTGTTTTTAAAATGGAAGAAGCCAGTACCCTAATCAATGAAGCAGAAAAACGGAACTTGTTTTTTGCCATTAATTTCAATCATCGTTTTGCACGTACAGTTAAACTTGCAAAAAAAGCAATAGGCGAAGGAAAATTAGGAGAAATTATTTTTGCTTCATGGCGTTTTGGCGGTGAAGGTGTAAGTGATCATCCATTTGCCAATCTAATTGAAACACAATGCCATGGATTTGATATGCTCGAGTACCTTTGTGGACCGATTCAATCAGTGATGGCAGAAATGACAAATAAAACAGGAAAGGGATATAGCACACTTTCATTATCCTTAAAGTTTTCGAATGGTGCGGTGGGAAGCTTTCTAGGAACCTACGATTCTTCCTATATGTATTCTGGTACGCACCACTTAGAAATAAACGGTACCAAGGGCAGGATTTTAATAAAGGATACTGTTCGTGAATTTACCTACCAAACAGCAGGAAACGAAATAGCTGAGGTTTGGAGTGCGGGATACTTTAATGATTATGATCGTGACTTCCATAAAACCTTTGACGAGCATATGGAAGTTATTTTATCTGCTTTTAAAAACGGAGAACATCCGCCTGTTCATGCAAGTTGTGGGGTTAGGGCATTAAAACTGGCGTACGCAGCCATTGAATCCTTTAAAAAGGGAATAAGGGTCGAAACATTATAA
- a CDS encoding sugar-binding domain-containing protein, whose product MKYRLEYPRPQLVRKDWLNLNGVWTFTFDDENKGTEQKWFKQNSSVFNKEINVPFAFQTKISGIEDPTYHDVVWYKRDFEIPASWNDQRVILHFGAVDYRAWVYVNEKFVGFHEGGHTPFSFDITDCLNGGKETIVVKVEDPSRDESIPRGKQFWMEKPFGIWYTRTTGIWQTVWLEPINSAHISKLKFTPDVDKGEVTVELEVSGDTTNKEVQFDIHFKGELVIRDTFSAIENYNKRSFNIYQHKIFRTTFHDDGWNWTPENPNLFDVKIKLKVDQTILDEIDSYFGMRKIHTENGMVYLNNRPYYQKLILDQGYWPVGLLTAPTDEEIKKDIVLSKSMGFNGCRKHQKVEDPRFLYWADHLGFLVWGECASIPSFNAVAVARLTREWIEIIDRDYNHPSVVAWVPLNESWGIPNVRDNCQQQHHSLAMYHLIHSLDPTRLVISNDGWELTKTDICSIHNYNHGSKNETEKYDKYREDLATKDSILSSKPAKRSIYANGFEHGGEPILLTEFGGIGFKIGEDTGWGYTTVKNGEEFVDDYKRIMKAVYSSKILYGYCYTQLTDVEQEINGLLTYDRKPKCDLEKIKEINDMWHPGTI is encoded by the coding sequence ATGAAATATCGTCTAGAGTATCCAAGACCACAACTCGTTCGAAAAGATTGGCTGAATCTAAACGGAGTTTGGACATTTACATTTGATGATGAGAACAAAGGAACAGAGCAAAAATGGTTCAAACAAAACAGCAGCGTGTTTAATAAGGAAATCAACGTTCCATTTGCATTCCAAACCAAAATAAGTGGAATTGAAGACCCGACTTACCATGATGTCGTTTGGTATAAAAGGGATTTTGAAATTCCTGCAAGCTGGAATGATCAGAGGGTAATCCTTCATTTTGGAGCAGTGGATTATCGTGCATGGGTTTATGTAAATGAGAAATTTGTTGGGTTCCATGAAGGAGGACATACTCCCTTTTCATTCGACATTACAGATTGTTTAAATGGTGGAAAGGAAACGATTGTGGTAAAAGTTGAAGATCCGTCTAGAGATGAATCCATTCCCCGTGGAAAGCAGTTCTGGATGGAGAAGCCATTTGGAATTTGGTATACGCGTACAACAGGAATTTGGCAAACAGTTTGGTTAGAACCTATAAATTCAGCACATATTTCAAAACTTAAATTCACACCAGACGTAGATAAGGGAGAAGTCACCGTTGAGCTTGAAGTTTCCGGTGATACTACTAATAAGGAAGTCCAATTTGATATCCATTTTAAAGGGGAATTAGTAATACGCGACACTTTCTCCGCAATCGAAAATTATAACAAACGTTCATTTAATATATATCAACATAAAATCTTCCGCACAACCTTCCATGATGATGGATGGAACTGGACACCAGAGAATCCTAATCTTTTTGATGTGAAAATTAAATTGAAGGTAGACCAAACAATATTAGATGAAATTGATTCCTATTTTGGGATGAGAAAAATCCACACTGAAAATGGTATGGTATACCTAAATAACCGTCCCTATTATCAAAAGCTCATTTTAGACCAAGGATATTGGCCAGTAGGTCTCCTTACAGCTCCGACAGATGAAGAAATTAAAAAGGATATAGTACTTTCTAAATCAATGGGCTTTAACGGCTGCCGTAAACATCAAAAAGTAGAGGACCCGCGCTTCCTTTATTGGGCTGATCATTTAGGCTTCCTTGTCTGGGGTGAATGTGCATCGATCCCTTCGTTCAATGCAGTAGCAGTTGCAAGGTTGACTAGAGAGTGGATTGAAATTATTGATCGTGATTATAACCATCCGTCCGTTGTCGCATGGGTGCCACTTAATGAAAGTTGGGGGATTCCCAATGTGCGTGACAACTGCCAGCAGCAACACCATTCATTGGCCATGTATCACCTTATCCATTCCCTTGATCCAACTCGTCTAGTAATATCGAATGATGGTTGGGAGCTCACAAAAACTGATATTTGTTCCATTCATAACTATAACCATGGTTCAAAAAATGAAACTGAAAAATACGACAAATATAGGGAAGATTTGGCGACAAAGGATTCTATTTTATCATCAAAACCTGCAAAAAGAAGTATTTATGCAAATGGTTTTGAACATGGAGGAGAACCCATTCTATTAACAGAGTTTGGTGGTATTGGCTTTAAAATTGGTGAAGACACTGGTTGGGGGTATACAACTGTTAAAAACGGTGAGGAATTCGTTGATGATTACAAGCGTATTATGAAGGCTGTTTATAGCTCCAAAATTTTATACGGCTATTGCTATACACAATTAACAGATGTTGAGCAAGAAATCAACGGCTTATTAACATATGACCGGAAGCCAAAATGTGACTTAGAGAAAATTAAAGAAATTAATGATATGTGGCACCCAGGGACGATATAG